The DNA window TCGCAGCGATAGCCCCATTCAGCCTTGGCTGGACAGCGATGGTATGAGCACGCGCTGGTCAGCGACAACCGCCATGGGTTTCCCGTCGAGACTTTCCCGCAGACCGTCTACTATCCTATCCTATCCTATTCCTACTCCCTTCAGCGTCCAATGGAACGCAGCATGCTCCATCCGACCAGTCGATTCGGCGCCGGGACCAGACTTTTGCTCGCCGGCTGGTGCGTAAGACGGCGTCACGTAGCGATACCTGGCATCTCGATGAGTTCGTCGTATTAATTGCCGGCACGAGGCTTTGGCTGTGGCGCACCGTCTGTCAGAGCGGGAATTGTGCTCGAGGAGACCGTCCAGGCCCGCCCCTGCCAAGGCTGCAAGCCTGATGAACCAATTTAGAAAGTAGCGCTACGCCAGGCGCATGATTACCGACAAATCGCGCTCCTGTGGCCCGGCAAAGCGCCGGAGTGAAGCGCAACTCAAGCATCGCTCGCAACTGACAATCGAGCGAATTCGCATGTGCTTCCGTAAAAACAAAAATGGCCCATGCACGGCTTCCGATTCAGAGAGGGGCTTACAACGGCTCGTCTCGACCTGCCCGCCTTTAGGAACCACTTTGTCCGGACTAGCTGGAAAGCTGGTGCACCTCGCCACCGCCAAAGTGTGGCCCTTCGCCCTAACGAGGACGCTTACGCCTAGGCATGTCGGCATCAATGGGGCATCTCGGCTGACGTACCGAGCGGTACACTCGCATGATGTCAACAATGTCGAGGCTCAAAACAAACAAAAGCTATCGCCATTGAACGATACTGTCGCGAAGCGAACAGGCGAGCCATGTCCGAAACGTTTGCTTTTCGTGCTCAGCTTGACCCTCAGAGCAAAAAAGGAAACGCAACCAAGGTCCGACGGCAAACTTGAGTGTCATTCGTAGCTTGGTCGTGAGGTTGGCACGTCACTTGCGGGGTGATTTTCGAAGCCGTTGTGATGGTATGCCCGCAGCTATCGGAGATAATCATGGCGATCGACTCGGAAGTGTTTGATTCCTCCCCGGGCATTTCAAGCAGGTGATATGAGAACAAACAACTTATCGTGTGAAATTATGATTCAGCTTCATCGCCCCTGTTGTTGAATAGTTATTACGATCCGTTTGTCACACTGCGATAGGCGCAGCGCGATGTGCATGGTTTTCGATTGTGGGGACAGGAAGGGCTGGCTCGTTCGTTGACGTCCCCTTCTTCAATATTTGAACGGAGATCAAGAATGAACATCAGGAGCCTCCTGCTCGGCTCAGCTGCGGCCCTGATCGCTGTTTCCTGTGCCCGAGCCGCCGACGCCATCGTCCTGGCCGAGCCTGAGCCCGTTGAATACGTCAAGATCTGCGACGTTTACGGCGCTGGTTACTACTACATCCCCGGCACCGAGACCTGCCTGCGCATCGGCGGCTATGTCCGTTACGACATCGGCCTCGGCGATGTCGTATCGTATGACCAAGCTAGAACCACGGATGTGAAGACTGGCGAGGCCCAGGGCATGTGGCAAAACCACACGCGCTTCACATTCAAAACTTGGATCGAGCAAGAGACCGAACTCGGTACATTGCAGACCTACATCGAGACTCGCATGAATTACGGCAAGCACACCCCCTATTCCGGTTCGGACAGTACTCGATACTACGCATTCAGCCAAGGCATCACGTTGACTTTCGCCTGGGTTCAGCTTGGTGGCCTCCGAGTTGGCAAGGACTGGTCCGCCTTCGACATGTTTATTGGCTACGCGGGTGACGTGCTCAATCCGATGCTTATCCCGTACGGCGCCTTCGATACTAATGTGGTTCAGTACTACTTTGACGCCGGTAACGGCTTTTCGGCTGTGGTTTCACTCGAAGAAGGCTCGGGCCTGGTCGGCACCATCGACAGCTACGTTCCGCACCTAGTCGGCGGAGTGAAATACACACAACACTGGGGCGCGATCACCGGCGTTGTCGCTTATGATAGCAACTACGAATCGGTCGCCGGCAAGGTCCGCATCGACGTCGATGTTACCGACCAACTCTCGCTATTCGGAATGTTCGGCTACGGCTCCAACGGCAAGCTCGACGATGATGTCACTAACGCAATCGACGCTCATGGCCGCGGGTTCTACAAAAGTTGGGGCGGTAACTGGGCTTTCTGGGCGGGCGCCACTTACAAGCTCAATGGGACAACTTCGTTGAATCTTCAGCTCTCGGGTGATCAGCTCAGGAACTATGGTGTCGCTGCAAACGTTGCCTATGCGTTTCTTGCAGATTTCACAATTACAGCCGAACTCGACTATGACCGCTACGGCGACTTCGCCGTCGGCAAGGTCGACCCTTCCATTAGCTGGGCTACTGCCAACAAAAAGAGCAGTGTCGGCGGCATCCTCCGTTTCGAACGTTCATTCTAACGGGAGGAAGAGCTTCATCTCGGTGGCCTCAGGCGGCGAATGACGATTATGCGGGGGACCTGCCACGCCTGCGGCAGATAAGCCCTGACACGTTTGCAATCGGATACAGCTGCGATTAGGGCGCGGCCGATGCCCCGCTTGCCGGGATGTGACAGCTGGTAAAGCGTTGCGGCAGGTTTGCTGGCGGTCCCGGCGCTTGCGCTGACGCGTGCGGCGCAGTCCGGCGACACGGTGGAGGCCGCCGGCAGATGGGTGGGCGCGTGATCGCCGAAGCAATCGCCGAACTCGCCCAGTATCCCAGCTTCGATAACGATTGAATCGGCGGCGACTCAATGCAACCTTGGCTTCCGGAGACCGCGCTGGCCGCCGCCGGCCTGACCGCGCTCGCCGCGCAGGATGCTTCGGACAAGCAAATCACCTGCGTCAAGTCGCCCTTCAAGTCGCTGATCGACCATGTCTTTATCTCGCCCAATCTCGTGCCGTGCGGCCACGATTTCGTGATCCTCGCGCTCGACCGAACCATCGAGCGGTCCCTGGATGTGTCCGATCATCGCCCGGTCCTCTTGCGACTGGTCGGGCCTATCGGTGAGCGTTAGATCCAGAACGAGGTTACACGGGATTCCTACAGCCCGCACATCGCAGCTGGCCGCCTGGCAAAGTCAAAGGGCAACCGTCTCACCGACGAAGACCGCGGCGAGCCGCAATCATCGAGCGAGGACGAAATAGTGGACAGCGAAGGGTCTTATCCGCATGCGGCAGGAGGATCGCTTTGTGGTTAGCGCTATTGCTGCGTATTCGATGCTTTTCTCGACCGGGTTTGCCCGTAGGCACAGCCAAGCAGTGTGAGGGGAGGCCAAAGGGACAACCAATCGTCGCTAAACGGCATGCTCCAGCAAATAACGGCAAGGCGGTAGCGGCGCGCTTGAGCGCCGGTTGAAGTGCTTGGAGTTTTTTCCGAATGGGCGAGCGTTGCGACTAATGAAGGCTCAAATCATTCGACGGTGACTGATTTTGCCAGGTTGCGTGGCTGGTCGAGATCTGTGCCCATGAAGAGCGCCGTGTGGTACGCAAGAAGCTGTATCGGCAGCGAGAAGATCATCGGCGCGATAATCTCGTCGGTGGCCGGCAGCACGATTGTGTGCATCGTATCGAGTTTCGATGCGGCTGCCCCTTTTCCATCGGTGATGAGGATAATGCGCCCTCCGCGGGCGGCCACTTCCTGCATGTTGGAGAAGGTCTTGTCGAAAAAGCGATCATGCGGCGCGATGACGATCACTGGCATGTTCTCGTCTATCAATGCGATAGGACCGTGCTTCAATTCACCCGCCGCATAGCCTTCGGCGTGGATGTAGGAAATTTCCTTGAGCTTCAGCGCACCCTCCATCGCCAGTGGGAAATTTGTGCCACGGCCGAGATAAAGGACATGATGACACTTTGACAGTTCGCGCGACAGAAGCTCAATCTCCGGCTGGATGCTGTCCAGTACCTGCCTCATGAGGCGCGGCATTTCGGTGAGGCTCTCGACGAGCGCCTGCACCTCATCTTCGGTCACGGTTCCGCGGGCCTTGGCTGCGTGGATCGCGATTGCGGCAAGAGCGGCTAGCTGGCAGGTGAAGGCCTTGGTGGAGGCGACGCCGATCTCTGGGCCGGCAAGGATCGGGAAGACCACATCGGCCTCCCGAGCGATGGTCGATTCGCGCGCATTGACGACAGCGCCAATTTTCAGCCCAAGCTGCTTGCAGTACCTCAGCGATGCCAGCGTATCGGCGGTTTCGCCCGACTGTGAAATGAACAGAGCCGCAGACTGCGGCGACAACGGAATCTCGCGATAGCGGAATTCGGATGCAACATCTATTTCGACCGGCAGGCGCGCATAGCGCTCGAACCAGTATTTTCCGATCAGCCCGGCGAGATATGCGGTGCCGCAGGCAGAGATCGCCAAGCTCGGGATCTTGGCGAAGTCGATGCCAAAAACCGCATCGGGACCATTTTCGATGAAATTGATATAATGACCGAGCGCATCGGCGATGACCTCGGGCTGCTCGAGGATTTCCTTCTCCATGAAGTGGCGATGGTTGCCCTTGTTGGCCAGAGTGGCCACGGCCACGGAGGTCTGGCGCGGACGCGCGACGGGGTGGCCGTCGTGATCAAAGATATCAGCGCCCGTCCTGCCGACAACGGCCCAGTCACCGTCGATGAGATAGGTGATTTCATTTGTGAATGGAGCAAGCGCGATCGCGTCGGAGCCCAGGAACATCTCGCCGTCGCCGTGACCGATCGCCAGCGGTGGTCCATTGCGCGCCGCAATGATGGTCGACGGATCATCCTCAAAGAGGATGGCAAGCGCGTAGGCACCCCTGATGCTTTTCAGCATGGCATGCACCGCCTCACCACGCCTCATGCCCTCCCGGCGGTGCCTTGCCAAGAGATGCGCAAGGACCTCAGTGTCGGTGTCGGTCTGGAACTCGGCTCCCGTCGCCGCCAATTCGTCCTTCAGTTCGGCGAAATTCTCGATGATGCCGTTATGGACGACGGCCACACCATCCGTGAAGTGCGGGTGTGCATTGCGTTCCGTCGGTGGCCCATGGGTTGCCCAGCGGGTGTGGGCGATGCCGATGGTACCACCCAGCGGCTCTTCCTTGAGTCTCCTCTCGAGATTGACGAGCTTGCCCTCCGCGCGCCGGCGGTGCAAGGTGCCCTCGGTGATCGTCGCAATGCCGGCCGAATCGTAGCCGCGGTATTCCAGACGCTTCAATGCGTCGACCAGGCGTTCCGACACCGGCTGTTGCCCAACGATGCCAACAATTCCGCACATGTTCTTCTCCGAATTCTTCCCGGCAGCCTTAGCCGACGCAGACGAGGGATGCCGCCCGGCATACGCTCAGTTAGAGTCTTCTAATGGAATCCAGTAAGTTCGGTAAAATTGATTGTTGGGATAGCCACCATCCACGCCATGGATGAACTAAACCTCAGTCCAATGCGGGTGATGTGAACCGGGGCGGACGCTTCCGCCTTCAACGGGCTGCGCATATCATGGCCGGCGCCCTCACCTGCGTTAATAGCATGCAAGCCGGCCGGAGGAGACGGAGAATACTCGGCCCAGGTGCGATGTGCAGCCCAGCGCACTCTTTGATCTCGCCGTTCAATTGTGCGGACGCTGCTTCATGCATCATTCCTCGGTTTGCTTCTCCAGGCCGGCCGCAATGACTGGTTTCGGCGACGAGAAGCAAACCCTCTTCCGATCCCTGGGGCCACGCACCACGTCTTGGCTATCCGCATGGGCCGTGCGACAGGCCGAGAATCGGTTGCCACAGTACCGGCCCGTTCAGACGTCCCCTCCAGCGGATGCGCAACAGGCTGGCGTGAGAGATCTCGAGAAAGCCGGCCACCGCCTGCGTTTTGCCGACGGGCTGCGGCTGTCCGATGCGCGACAATGGCCACGTTGCGAGGCGAAGGATCCGTTCCATACGCGTATCGGTCACCGTCACGATCCGGGTGAGATTGTTGGCCAAGCCGAATTCGATCATGCCGGCGAAGAGCTCGTAGGTTGCTTGGGCAAGGCCGCCTGCCGCCTTGGGCGTTGATGGGGGCAAATCGAGCGCGAAACGGCTGCTTTCCCATATGTCGGCACTCGCAGGCGCCACAGCCTCACCCAGCAGCGCCGGGAATGTGTCGCGCAACATGGTCGGTCCAGTGGTTGGCAAGAGGCGCACGCAGCCACGAATTCGCCAATCGGATCCCTTGAGTAGCAGATAGACAGGCTTCAAGTCGTCATAGATGTCTGTTTCCATTTCGCCTCCGGTCTGAACTTCCCAATCGAGCCTCTCCTTGAAAACCCGATATCTGAGCCCGTGCATCTCTTTGAGCTCGCCTGCGAATTCGCTGTGGAGGCCAGGTGTGATCAGCTGAATCATTCGTCGCCTCCATGCGGGTTGTGTTCCCGCCATCGAAGGGCAAAGCGCACAGCGATGCAGCCTGTAGACGTTTACAGCTATCTTCGCGGAAGGATCCGGATCTCGCCTGACCGGAGGCAGCCAGCCTGGCAACCGCATGGATCGTCCGCCCGCGAGCTTTGCTTGGCATTTTCCAGATGGAAGGTCCCCTTGGCCTTTGAGACCTGCTTTCCAAGGCGTATTCGCGAGTTTTATATGCCTTTATGGTCTTGGAGAGCGTGGCGGGCAGGCTACACAGTGGGTGGCCGAGAGGTCGGGAATCAGTTGGAATGGAGGAATTCGTCTCGCCAAAGAGGGGATCCTTTGCAATGCACTGCCCGCCCGACACTCCCGCTTCAACGTTACGCGCCACATACCGTCGAGTAACAGCCGGACCGGCGACGCCGGCTGTGCTGGTTGTTGGCCTGATCAGCGGCAGCACGGTGAATCTGAGCCACGTCGCCAGCCATTTCCACGGACCGGCGAGCGTAGCCTCCAACGATCGCCGGCGGCGACGCTTCTTCCAGTTTGCCAGATCGACGAGGACTGGCTGGCGTGTACGCTGGTGGCGCGGCTCAACCTACGCCCGCCCTTGCGGCTGTGCCTTGACTGCACCAATTGGAAGCAAGGACATAAGGTTCGCATCAAGGAGCGAGGCAATATGCATCGTCGTAACCTGATTAGAGGATTCATCGCGCTGGGCGTGTGCCCGATCTGCGCCCAGACCGCGCGTGCGGCCAGCGCCCATTGGGGATATGGCGGCTCGGTCGGGCCGGAGCATTGGGCCGATCTGGACA is part of the Mesorhizobium loti genome and encodes:
- a CDS encoding acyl-homoserine-lactone synthase, which codes for MIQLITPGLHSEFAGELKEMHGLRYRVFKERLDWEVQTGGEMETDIYDDLKPVYLLLKGSDWRIRGCVRLLPTTGPTMLRDTFPALLGEAVAPASADIWESSRFALDLPPSTPKAAGGLAQATYELFAGMIEFGLANNLTRIVTVTDTRMERILRLATWPLSRIGQPQPVGKTQAVAGFLEISHASLLRIRWRGRLNGPVLWQPILGLSHGPCG
- the glmS gene encoding glutamine--fructose-6-phosphate transaminase (isomerizing), which encodes MCGIVGIVGQQPVSERLVDALKRLEYRGYDSAGIATITEGTLHRRRAEGKLVNLERRLKEEPLGGTIGIAHTRWATHGPPTERNAHPHFTDGVAVVHNGIIENFAELKDELAATGAEFQTDTDTEVLAHLLARHRREGMRRGEAVHAMLKSIRGAYALAILFEDDPSTIIAARNGPPLAIGHGDGEMFLGSDAIALAPFTNEITYLIDGDWAVVGRTGADIFDHDGHPVARPRQTSVAVATLANKGNHRHFMEKEILEQPEVIADALGHYINFIENGPDAVFGIDFAKIPSLAISACGTAYLAGLIGKYWFERYARLPVEIDVASEFRYREIPLSPQSAALFISQSGETADTLASLRYCKQLGLKIGAVVNARESTIAREADVVFPILAGPEIGVASTKAFTCQLAALAAIAIHAAKARGTVTEDEVQALVESLTEMPRLMRQVLDSIQPEIELLSRELSKCHHVLYLGRGTNFPLAMEGALKLKEISYIHAEGYAAGELKHGPIALIDENMPVIVIAPHDRFFDKTFSNMQEVAARGGRIILITDGKGAAASKLDTMHTIVLPATDEIIAPMIFSLPIQLLAYHTALFMGTDLDQPRNLAKSVTVE
- a CDS encoding porin, which translates into the protein MNIRSLLLGSAAALIAVSCARAADAIVLAEPEPVEYVKICDVYGAGYYYIPGTETCLRIGGYVRYDIGLGDVVSYDQARTTDVKTGEAQGMWQNHTRFTFKTWIEQETELGTLQTYIETRMNYGKHTPYSGSDSTRYYAFSQGITLTFAWVQLGGLRVGKDWSAFDMFIGYAGDVLNPMLIPYGAFDTNVVQYYFDAGNGFSAVVSLEEGSGLVGTIDSYVPHLVGGVKYTQHWGAITGVVAYDSNYESVAGKVRIDVDVTDQLSLFGMFGYGSNGKLDDDVTNAIDAHGRGFYKSWGGNWAFWAGATYKLNGTTSLNLQLSGDQLRNYGVAANVAYAFLADFTITAELDYDRYGDFAVGKVDPSISWATANKKSSVGGILRFERSF